A region of Microbacterium suwonense DNA encodes the following proteins:
- a CDS encoding ABC transporter permease, which produces MLIVIPVFVFATFITFLLGAASGLSPAAALSGDEVTPERIAQINAELGLDQPLIVQYLSWMAALLRGDLGVSWYNGFTVTELIGQRLTITASIAGMALIIGIVAGTALGIIAALNQGRAVDRAITATTTGLSTLPPFVVSIGLIVVFSVWLRLLPSSGYVPFGQNPSLWFQLIIMPSIALSLEPASDIARQLRTGLVHSLSQPYITGAVVRGLSPRRILTVHALRNGSGPAIAVLGMKIPALLGGAVVTETIFNMPGFGLLAADSALRGDVPVVQGTLVISIVLVLAFNVLVNVVLTALQPATRRAV; this is translated from the coding sequence ATGCTGATCGTCATCCCGGTGTTCGTGTTCGCCACCTTCATCACGTTCCTGCTCGGTGCGGCGAGTGGCCTGAGCCCGGCCGCCGCGCTATCCGGTGATGAGGTGACTCCGGAGCGGATCGCGCAGATCAACGCCGAACTCGGCTTGGACCAGCCACTCATCGTGCAGTATCTGAGTTGGATGGCTGCCCTGCTCCGGGGAGATCTGGGCGTCAGCTGGTACAACGGCTTCACGGTCACCGAGCTGATCGGGCAGCGACTGACCATCACTGCGTCGATCGCCGGTATGGCACTGATCATCGGCATCGTCGCGGGAACTGCGCTTGGGATCATCGCCGCCCTGAATCAGGGTCGCGCTGTGGATCGTGCTATCACTGCGACCACGACTGGCCTATCGACACTGCCGCCGTTCGTCGTCTCGATCGGATTGATCGTCGTCTTCAGCGTCTGGCTGAGGCTGCTGCCCTCCTCGGGGTATGTCCCGTTCGGGCAGAACCCCTCACTGTGGTTCCAACTGATCATCATGCCCTCCATCGCCCTCAGCCTGGAGCCCGCATCCGATATCGCGCGTCAACTGCGCACCGGCCTCGTGCACTCGCTCTCGCAGCCGTACATCACCGGCGCTGTGGTGCGCGGTCTTTCTCCGCGCCGTATCCTCACCGTGCACGCCTTGCGCAACGGCTCGGGACCGGCGATCGCCGTGCTGGGTATGAAGATCCCTGCGCTCCTGGGTGGTGCCGTCGTGACCGAGACGATCTTCAACATGCCCGGATTCGGACTTCTCGCGGCGGACTCCGCGCTGCGCGGTGACGTTCCTGTCGTACAGGGCACCCTCGTCATCTCCATCGTGCTCGTGCTCGCATTCAACGTGCTGGTCAACGTCGTTCTCACCGCACTCCAGCCCGCCACTCGAAGGGCAGTGTGA
- a CDS encoding quinone oxidoreductase family protein, with the protein MARAIVYTEIGSPDVLQLVEVPDPVAGAGEVVVQIEAAGVNPIDVKQRAGHRPLPPITEPRHVGFDGAGTITALGDGVTGFAVGDRVAIGDTRGTYASALTVPVHNITRLLDGVTSAEGAAIAIPAGTAYQSLRSLAVRKGETLLVHAGSGAVGQAAVQFAVLWGATVVATASPERHEQLRALGAVPVAYGDGLLERVREAAPQGVDVALDCAGTDEAIETSLALVADRERIATIVRGPDAADFGIQAYSGGSPHPLTEQQLAWRREAVGVTINLIEAGDFQIELGPELPLADAARAHELIEQHAASGKIVLVP; encoded by the coding sequence ATGGCTCGCGCGATCGTCTACACAGAAATCGGTTCCCCTGACGTCCTTCAGCTGGTGGAGGTGCCCGACCCCGTCGCTGGCGCCGGCGAGGTGGTCGTGCAGATCGAAGCCGCCGGCGTGAACCCGATCGACGTCAAGCAGCGCGCGGGGCACCGTCCGCTGCCCCCGATCACCGAGCCGCGTCATGTCGGATTCGACGGTGCCGGCACGATCACCGCGCTGGGCGACGGCGTCACCGGCTTCGCCGTCGGCGATCGGGTGGCGATCGGCGACACCCGCGGCACCTACGCCTCGGCACTGACCGTTCCGGTGCACAACATCACCCGTCTTCTCGATGGAGTCACCTCTGCGGAGGGCGCCGCGATCGCCATCCCGGCGGGAACCGCCTATCAGTCGCTGCGCTCCCTCGCCGTCCGCAAGGGAGAGACCTTGCTCGTGCATGCCGGTTCCGGGGCCGTCGGGCAGGCCGCGGTGCAGTTCGCGGTGCTGTGGGGCGCGACCGTCGTCGCGACGGCGAGCCCGGAACGGCATGAGCAGCTGCGCGCGCTAGGCGCCGTGCCCGTCGCCTACGGCGACGGGCTGCTGGAGCGCGTGCGCGAGGCCGCGCCGCAGGGTGTGGATGTGGCCCTGGACTGCGCGGGCACCGATGAGGCCATCGAGACCTCGCTGGCACTGGTCGCCGACCGTGAGCGGATCGCGACCATCGTGCGCGGACCGGATGCCGCGGACTTCGGCATCCAGGCCTATTCCGGTGGCAGCCCGCATCCGCTCACCGAGCAGCAGCTCGCCTGGCGCCGCGAGGCCGTGGGCGTGACGATCAACCTCATCGAGGCCGGCGACTTCCAGATCGAGCTCGGTCCCGAGTTGCCCCTGGCCGACGCGGCCCGCGCCCACGAGCTGATCGAGCAGCATGCCGCCAGCGGCAAGATCGTCCTGGTGCCCTGA
- a CDS encoding NtaA/DmoA family FMN-dependent monooxygenase (This protein belongs to a clade of FMN-dependent monooxygenases, within a broader family of flavin-dependent oxidoreductases, the luciferase-like monooxygenase (LMM) family, some of whose members use coenzyme F420 rather than FMN.) — translation MTISQDGIILGAVLVGAGDGSYRGLWRDPDVPSEASTDIDWYAEQARQAEAAQFHFVFIVDSQFIDETFPPHHLNRLEPLTLLSAVAMRTERIGLAATISSTYAEPWDIARRLASLDVLSGGRAAWNIVTSMDPGTAGNFGRPAHLDGPTRYRRAAEAVRVVRRLWDSYEDDAFPRDRDTGEFLDPTRLHAVHHHGEFFDVAGPLNIQRSRQGQPVLIQAGTSEQGRQLSAEVAEIVFSFATTIAQARELADDVRERARHVGRDLSTLRFVPALSVSIGDSDEEVLALIRARRAATDDISAAARRALGNVAVDEAQLDAPVADLLRSHADVLTSTTARDFAVAAARGLTLRQWLNMQQAHWAHFCGAPHDIADEIQAWVESGAVDGFNLFVHEPQQYRRFCGEVVPILRARGLVRDRRANETLRESLGLPFPENIHTVARREGVTS, via the coding sequence ATGACCATTTCACAGGACGGCATCATTCTGGGCGCGGTTCTTGTGGGAGCCGGTGATGGCTCCTATCGGGGACTCTGGCGCGATCCGGACGTTCCGAGCGAGGCAAGCACCGACATCGACTGGTATGCGGAGCAAGCTCGACAGGCCGAGGCCGCGCAGTTTCACTTCGTGTTCATCGTGGACAGCCAATTCATCGATGAGACGTTCCCGCCGCATCATCTGAACCGGCTGGAGCCGTTGACACTGCTCTCTGCAGTGGCTATGCGCACCGAACGCATCGGCCTCGCCGCAACGATCAGCTCCACCTACGCGGAGCCGTGGGATATTGCTCGCCGGCTAGCCTCGCTCGACGTTCTCAGCGGCGGGCGGGCGGCCTGGAACATCGTGACGAGTATGGATCCTGGGACGGCGGGAAACTTCGGACGTCCTGCACATCTCGATGGCCCTACCCGCTATCGGCGCGCCGCGGAAGCAGTACGGGTCGTCAGGCGACTCTGGGATAGCTACGAGGATGACGCCTTCCCGAGGGACCGCGACACAGGAGAGTTTCTTGATCCGACACGGCTGCACGCTGTCCATCACCATGGAGAATTCTTCGACGTCGCGGGGCCGCTGAACATCCAGCGATCTCGCCAGGGGCAGCCAGTGCTGATTCAGGCCGGCACATCCGAGCAGGGACGGCAGCTGAGCGCTGAGGTGGCAGAGATCGTCTTCAGCTTCGCGACCACGATCGCGCAGGCCCGAGAGCTTGCCGACGATGTGCGCGAACGTGCGCGACATGTAGGCAGAGATCTGAGCACGCTCCGATTCGTGCCGGCGTTAAGCGTCTCGATCGGCGACAGTGACGAGGAGGTGCTCGCTCTCATCCGTGCCCGCCGCGCGGCCACGGATGACATCTCCGCCGCCGCTCGACGAGCACTCGGGAACGTTGCGGTCGATGAGGCGCAGCTGGATGCACCAGTTGCAGACCTGCTGCGCTCTCACGCTGACGTGCTGACGTCGACGACGGCGAGAGATTTTGCCGTCGCCGCAGCGCGTGGGCTGACGCTGAGGCAATGGCTGAACATGCAGCAGGCGCACTGGGCGCATTTCTGCGGTGCGCCCCACGACATCGCCGACGAGATCCAAGCGTGGGTCGAGTCGGGTGCTGTTGACGGATTCAACCTCTTCGTCCATGAGCCGCAGCAGTATCGGCGCTTCTGCGGGGAAGTCGTGCCGATCCTGCGCGCTCGTGGACTGGTGCGCGATCGCCGCGCCAATGAGACGCTGCGCGAGAGCCTGGGATTGCCGTTTCCGGAGAACATCCACACCGTCGCTCGACGCGAGGGCGTGACGAGCTGA
- a CDS encoding ABC transporter permease, with translation MNLRDVLHPTSAKVAAGILVIVIALTAFGPLLAPQDPFAKDTTAMLQGPSAVHWLGTDDLGRDVLSRLLVGSPISVLSALMAVAVGLILGVIPALLSVYLNRAFEWFSLRLMDALMTLPFLVFAIAMTALLGNGVPQAMVAVGILISPAFYRVTRAAALSAASSQYAEAAVLLGASTSWVLRRHVWRHVLPAVAVAAAGLTGAALVIVASLTFLGIGVVPPIPRGAGCWLRT, from the coding sequence ATGAATCTGCGCGATGTGCTGCATCCGACAAGCGCGAAGGTGGCAGCCGGCATCCTCGTGATCGTCATCGCCCTGACTGCATTCGGCCCTCTTCTGGCACCGCAGGATCCGTTCGCCAAAGACACGACGGCTATGCTGCAGGGCCCGAGCGCGGTGCATTGGCTGGGCACCGACGATCTAGGCCGTGATGTGCTCAGCCGTCTGCTCGTCGGCTCCCCGATCTCGGTGCTCTCTGCTCTCATGGCAGTCGCCGTCGGGCTTATTCTCGGGGTGATCCCCGCGCTGCTGTCCGTGTATCTGAACCGAGCCTTCGAATGGTTCTCGCTGCGTCTGATGGATGCTCTCATGACGCTGCCGTTCCTCGTGTTCGCCATCGCGATGACGGCCCTTCTCGGCAACGGTGTGCCGCAGGCCATGGTCGCGGTCGGCATCCTCATCTCACCTGCGTTCTATCGCGTGACGCGAGCTGCCGCTCTCAGCGCAGCCAGCTCGCAATACGCCGAGGCTGCGGTGCTGCTGGGCGCCTCCACCAGTTGGGTGCTGCGACGGCACGTATGGCGGCATGTGCTTCCAGCAGTCGCTGTGGCAGCGGCAGGCCTGACCGGTGCGGCCTTGGTCATCGTCGCATCGCTGACGTTCCTCGGGATCGGAGTCGTACCCCCGATCCCACGTGGGGCGGGCTGCTGGCTACGGACCTGA
- a CDS encoding O-acetylhomoserine aminocarboxypropyltransferase/cysteine synthase family protein, translating to MTGIAAEPSTPGHATDSPTRGFATRQVQSGYTVGRPWSSAVPPIHQTAAYEFSSLQEAADLFALRKPGIIYSRNASPTQQVLEERVAALEGGTSAVAVASGQAAVAVTLLALAGRGGHIVAADQLYGGTVDLLQETFDDFGIPVTFVDQDDPDAWQAAITPQTRALFAEIVANPIAQVLDVRKVADIAHGAGLPLVVDSTVGTPALIRPGEHGADFVVHSATKFLAGHGTSLGGVVVDQGTFDFGAEPERWPQFTAPYQRFGDLVLWERFGQGQAFAALVRSKYVHDLGPSISPFNAWQILQGIETLDLRVARQSASALAIARHLAQHPSVATVHHPGLEGNPWHDLAGRYLPNGIPSVFSFDVAGPEQDATERISRLVDELSVFRLVANLGDARSLIAHPASMTHSHLTPAQRAAAGISLNTVRLSVGIEDPADLITDLDRALAQI from the coding sequence ATGACCGGCATCGCCGCGGAGCCGAGCACACCAGGCCACGCCACGGACTCCCCCACGCGCGGTTTCGCCACGAGGCAGGTGCAGTCCGGGTACACCGTCGGCCGCCCCTGGTCCAGCGCCGTGCCGCCGATCCACCAGACAGCCGCCTACGAGTTCTCCTCGCTGCAGGAGGCGGCCGACCTGTTCGCGCTGCGCAAGCCGGGGATCATCTACAGCCGCAACGCCAGCCCCACCCAGCAGGTGCTCGAAGAGCGGGTCGCCGCTCTCGAGGGCGGCACGAGCGCGGTCGCCGTAGCCTCAGGACAGGCTGCGGTCGCCGTCACCCTGCTCGCCCTCGCCGGACGCGGTGGGCACATCGTCGCGGCCGATCAGCTGTACGGCGGCACGGTCGACCTGCTGCAGGAGACCTTTGACGACTTCGGCATCCCGGTGACCTTCGTCGACCAGGACGACCCGGATGCCTGGCAGGCTGCGATCACGCCGCAGACGCGTGCACTGTTCGCCGAGATCGTGGCCAACCCGATCGCGCAGGTGCTGGACGTGCGGAAAGTCGCCGACATCGCGCACGGGGCCGGCCTGCCGCTCGTGGTCGACAGCACCGTCGGCACTCCCGCCCTGATCCGTCCCGGAGAGCACGGCGCCGACTTCGTGGTGCATTCGGCGACGAAGTTCCTGGCCGGCCACGGCACCTCCCTCGGCGGGGTGGTGGTCGACCAGGGCACGTTCGATTTCGGCGCGGAGCCCGAACGCTGGCCGCAGTTCACCGCCCCATACCAGCGCTTCGGCGACCTGGTGCTGTGGGAGCGCTTCGGGCAGGGCCAGGCGTTCGCCGCGCTGGTCAGGTCGAAGTACGTGCACGACCTGGGCCCCTCCATCTCGCCGTTCAATGCCTGGCAGATCCTGCAGGGTATCGAGACGCTCGACCTGCGCGTGGCCCGCCAGTCGGCGAGCGCGCTGGCGATCGCGCGGCACCTGGCCCAGCATCCCTCGGTCGCCACCGTGCACCACCCCGGACTCGAGGGGAATCCCTGGCACGACCTCGCCGGGCGCTACCTGCCGAACGGCATCCCCTCGGTGTTCTCCTTCGACGTCGCCGGGCCCGAGCAAGATGCCACCGAGCGGATCTCCCGCCTGGTCGACGAGCTGAGCGTGTTCCGCCTGGTGGCGAATCTGGGCGATGCCCGCAGCCTGATCGCGCACCCGGCATCCATGACCCACTCCCACCTCACCCCCGCACAGCGTGCGGCGGCGGGCATCTCGCTGAACACCGTGCGACTGTCGGTGGGCATCGAAGACCCCGCCGACCTGATCACCGACCTCGACCGCGCGCTCGCGCAGATCTGA
- a CDS encoding LLM class flavin-dependent oxidoreductase, producing MTHERTPRQIKFGAILTGTGGPGDQLRWLDPEIPGDASVDIDWYIEYARLAEEAKFDLVFIVDSQFITPHSPPHYLNRLEPLTLLSALAVSTSRIGLVGTATTSYNSPYNLARRFASLDLISRGRAGWNVVTSGDAGTAGNYSRDEHFDYPTRYRRAAEHIEVSQGLWDSYEDDAFPRDRETKVFLDPAKLHELNHDGEFFQVVGPLNIQRSPQGQPVIFQAGDSNDGRDLGGRYADGIFTFTPSIADGQAFAADIRSRAAAVGRNPDHVLILPGARIVVGDTDDDAREIERAQHELSNSFEITLAELGRPFGWHDFSGYDLDAPFPDVLHLAEHSFRTQAEAIVAAARKDDLTLRQVVERRAALHPSPFVGSAKTVADTIQEWFEAGAFDGLNVFVSHPAQFRRFVAEVIPILQERGLHRSEYEGTTLREHLGLPFPANRYTVSATRVEQTANAASLSTAH from the coding sequence GTGACCCATGAGCGAACCCCACGGCAGATCAAGTTCGGCGCGATCCTGACCGGGACCGGCGGTCCCGGGGACCAGTTGCGCTGGCTGGACCCCGAGATCCCCGGCGATGCGAGCGTCGACATCGACTGGTACATCGAGTACGCCCGGCTCGCCGAGGAGGCGAAGTTCGACCTCGTCTTCATCGTCGACAGCCAGTTCATCACTCCGCACTCGCCGCCTCACTATCTGAACCGGCTCGAGCCGCTCACACTGCTCTCGGCCCTTGCCGTCAGCACGTCGCGCATCGGACTGGTAGGCACCGCGACCACGTCTTACAACTCCCCGTACAACCTGGCCCGCCGATTCGCCTCGCTGGATCTGATCAGCCGTGGCCGCGCGGGCTGGAACGTCGTCACCAGTGGAGATGCCGGAACCGCCGGGAACTACAGCCGTGACGAGCACTTCGACTACCCGACGCGCTACCGTCGTGCCGCCGAGCACATCGAGGTGTCTCAGGGGCTGTGGGACAGCTACGAGGACGATGCCTTCCCCCGCGACCGCGAGACCAAGGTCTTCCTCGATCCGGCCAAGCTGCACGAATTGAACCACGACGGCGAGTTCTTCCAGGTCGTCGGCCCGCTGAACATCCAGCGCTCCCCGCAGGGCCAGCCGGTGATCTTCCAGGCCGGCGACAGTAACGACGGTCGTGACCTGGGTGGTCGCTATGCGGACGGCATCTTCACCTTCACGCCCAGCATCGCTGACGGTCAGGCGTTCGCCGCGGACATCCGCAGTCGTGCCGCTGCCGTCGGCCGCAACCCCGACCACGTGCTGATCCTGCCGGGCGCACGGATCGTCGTCGGCGACACGGATGACGATGCCCGTGAGATCGAGCGCGCTCAGCACGAGCTGAGCAACTCCTTCGAGATCACGCTCGCAGAGCTCGGACGCCCCTTCGGATGGCACGACTTCAGCGGCTACGACCTGGACGCGCCGTTCCCCGACGTGCTCCACCTCGCCGAGCACAGCTTCCGCACCCAGGCCGAGGCGATCGTCGCCGCCGCCCGGAAGGATGACCTCACATTGCGGCAGGTGGTCGAGCGCCGCGCCGCACTGCATCCGTCTCCCTTCGTGGGGTCGGCCAAGACGGTCGCCGACACGATACAGGAATGGTTCGAGGCGGGCGCCTTCGACGGGCTGAACGTCTTCGTCTCGCATCCCGCCCAGTTCCGACGTTTCGTGGCCGAGGTGATCCCGATCCTGCAGGAGCGCGGCCTTCACCGCTCCGAGTACGAGGGCACGACCTTGCGCGAGCACCTCGGCCTGCCATTTCCTGCCAACCGCTACACCGTGTCCGCCACCAGAGTCGAGCAGACGGCGAACGCGGCGAGCCTCAGCACCGCGCACTGA
- a CDS encoding ABC transporter ATP-binding protein, translated as MTLLQVDSLSIMAPNGARLVDSASFHVDPGEALGIVGESGSGKSLSCRAVLGIVPSPLAVEAVDIRFDGGDLLHATPSTWRAIRGTRIGAVFQDPGAYLNPSIPVGRQLAEVHRVKRGLARQDARDAAVAGFGELGLVDPERVARRLPRELSGGMLQRVMIAIAIAESPDLLIADEPTTALDVTVQAEVLDVLEDLRATRGSRSCSSRTTYQSSRRSVSGSSSCSMAGSWSREQPRRYCTILSIHTRVGCSRIMPSMGWIASSSRRQRMSELVQLTNATLGYGTRSRAQAVLHDINLTLAPGERVGLIGETGSGKSTLARTLLGLTSVLSGTVRVGGQDLGRLRGRTLREYRRSGVAQYVYQDPLQSLDPDITVADSVAEGLRIRGDSPRAEVQQRVDDVLALVGLDPALGRRLPADLSGGQRQRIALARALVVEPQLLILDEPVSALDASSRVHVLDLLRVTVAERPIAQLFISHDLGSVAGVTDRLIVLYHGAIVEDGPTADVIAAPQHPYTRLLLESAPTLSSAGAGRERRAALRAELGAQTA; from the coding sequence ATGACTTTGCTCCAGGTCGATTCGCTCTCGATCATGGCTCCGAACGGCGCGCGATTGGTCGACTCGGCATCATTCCACGTCGACCCCGGCGAGGCGCTCGGCATCGTCGGAGAATCCGGCAGCGGCAAATCCCTCTCCTGCCGTGCTGTGCTCGGGATCGTGCCCTCTCCTCTCGCCGTCGAGGCGGTCGACATCCGGTTCGACGGCGGCGATCTGCTGCACGCCACACCATCGACTTGGCGTGCCATCCGTGGCACGCGGATCGGAGCTGTGTTTCAGGATCCCGGTGCGTATCTGAACCCCTCGATCCCTGTCGGACGGCAGCTCGCCGAGGTGCATCGTGTCAAGCGAGGTCTTGCGCGCCAGGATGCACGCGATGCGGCGGTCGCAGGCTTCGGAGAGCTTGGCCTGGTTGATCCCGAACGCGTCGCCCGACGCCTCCCACGTGAGCTGAGCGGCGGCATGCTTCAGCGCGTGATGATCGCCATCGCGATTGCCGAGTCGCCGGATCTGCTCATCGCCGACGAGCCGACGACGGCACTCGATGTCACCGTACAGGCCGAGGTTCTCGACGTGCTCGAGGATCTGAGGGCGACTCGGGGGTCGCGATCCTGTTCGTCTCGCACGACCTACCAGTCGTCGCGCAGGTCTGTGAGCGGATCCTCGTCATGCAGCATGGCCGGATCGTGGAGCAGGGAACAGCCACGCAGGTACTGCACGATCCTGAGCATCCATACACGCGTGGGCTGCTCTCGGATCATGCCGAGTATGGGCTGGATCGCTTCCTCGTCGCGGAGGCAGCGCATGTCTGAGCTGGTGCAGCTGACGAACGCCACGCTCGGCTATGGCACGCGATCGAGGGCGCAAGCCGTCCTTCATGACATCAACCTCACACTTGCCCCCGGTGAACGCGTTGGGCTCATCGGCGAGACCGGTTCCGGCAAATCCACACTCGCTCGCACACTGCTCGGTCTCACATCCGTGCTGAGTGGCACGGTACGAGTCGGCGGACAGGATCTCGGCCGGTTGCGCGGGCGCACGCTGCGCGAGTATCGACGCTCCGGTGTCGCGCAGTACGTGTACCAGGACCCGCTCCAAAGCCTGGACCCCGACATCACCGTCGCCGACTCGGTCGCCGAAGGGCTGCGCATCCGCGGCGACTCACCCCGTGCAGAGGTCCAGCAGCGTGTCGACGATGTTCTCGCTCTGGTCGGCCTCGATCCCGCACTCGGGCGGCGTCTGCCCGCGGATCTGTCCGGCGGGCAACGGCAGCGGATCGCACTGGCGAGAGCATTGGTCGTCGAGCCGCAGCTGCTGATCCTCGATGAGCCCGTGAGCGCACTGGATGCCTCCAGCCGAGTGCATGTGCTCGATCTGCTGCGCGTGACGGTCGCGGAGAGACCCATCGCGCAGCTGTTCATCTCGCACGATCTCGGTTCTGTCGCCGGCGTGACGGATCGTCTGATCGTTCTCTATCACGGCGCGATCGTTGAAGACGGGCCGACCGCCGACGTGATCGCCGCCCCTCAGCATCCGTACACGCGCCTGCTGCTTGAGTCTGCGCCCACTCTCAGCTCCGCGGGCGCCGGCCGGGAACGCCGCGCAGCCCTGCGCGCGGAACTGGGGGCGCAGACAGCCTGA
- a CDS encoding ABC transporter substrate-binding protein: protein MTRYWRPLAAAAIATTLIAGMTACGTPGDSGPTSSDQESVLRWSFGLPTSWDPVASRTGIDINTISLAYASLTKLDTEGNVEPSLAESWAYDDSGKAITFTLREGLTFSDGTPLDAAAVKAHFERGKTQDDSHLRDQLADLESVTADSPTEVTLHLSSIDYQIPYLVAGRTGAIASPTAAENPDELAVHPVGAGPFVMTDFVAESHATFVKNEDYWDAEDIHIDRLELSTALDDATVVSAVQSGSIDVARLPATQVEQAKAAGLTVSVAGTLAANDASINLNKAPFDDPAVVEAFRYAFDRQEFVDVLTGGEGTVTHQPFPKGYVAFNPEVEKIWSYDPKKARQILADAGYDDGDLSIEITTMATGELSAQLAQSQLADIGVKSTIKVVPAGSTTWQDEVYVAKNPQLALDGTIGRESPVANLLATYGPQGIMNISGPHSSDEFLEALDAVRSTPIDSPEYQSVLHEAVRIGVEQSPTNYLYSAPWIMVSAPSVSTLNLLPSQVRWEG, encoded by the coding sequence GTGACCAGATACTGGCGCCCACTTGCAGCAGCAGCCATCGCGACGACCCTGATCGCCGGTATGACCGCCTGCGGCACACCCGGTGACAGCGGTCCGACCTCCTCCGATCAGGAATCGGTGCTGCGCTGGTCGTTCGGCCTGCCGACGTCATGGGATCCGGTCGCCAGCCGAACGGGAATCGACATCAACACGATCTCGCTCGCCTACGCATCACTGACGAAACTGGATACCGAGGGGAACGTGGAGCCGAGCCTTGCTGAGTCGTGGGCGTACGACGACAGCGGCAAGGCGATCACTTTCACCCTGCGTGAAGGTCTGACCTTCAGCGATGGGACGCCGTTGGACGCTGCGGCGGTGAAGGCACACTTCGAACGCGGGAAGACGCAGGACGACTCCCACCTGCGCGATCAGCTCGCCGACCTGGAGAGCGTCACTGCGGACTCCCCGACCGAGGTGACCCTGCACCTGTCATCGATCGACTACCAGATCCCGTACCTCGTGGCGGGCCGGACGGGCGCGATCGCAAGCCCGACCGCTGCTGAGAATCCGGACGAGCTGGCCGTGCATCCGGTCGGCGCCGGTCCGTTCGTCATGACCGATTTCGTCGCTGAATCGCACGCCACGTTCGTGAAGAACGAGGACTACTGGGATGCCGAAGACATCCACATCGATCGTCTCGAGCTGTCCACTGCACTCGACGACGCGACCGTGGTCTCCGCTGTGCAGTCCGGGTCGATCGATGTCGCGCGGCTGCCCGCGACCCAGGTCGAGCAGGCTAAGGCCGCAGGCCTCACCGTCTCCGTAGCGGGGACGCTGGCTGCCAATGACGCTTCGATCAACCTGAACAAAGCACCGTTCGACGACCCGGCTGTCGTCGAGGCATTCCGATACGCCTTCGACCGTCAGGAGTTCGTGGACGTACTGACCGGTGGCGAGGGCACAGTCACACATCAGCCGTTCCCGAAGGGATACGTCGCCTTCAACCCTGAGGTGGAGAAGATCTGGAGCTACGACCCGAAGAAGGCCCGCCAGATCCTCGCCGACGCCGGCTATGACGACGGCGATCTGTCGATCGAGATCACCACGATGGCGACAGGCGAGCTGAGCGCACAGCTGGCCCAGTCGCAGCTCGCCGACATCGGCGTGAAATCCACCATCAAGGTGGTTCCGGCCGGCTCGACCACCTGGCAGGACGAGGTGTACGTCGCCAAGAATCCGCAGCTGGCTCTCGATGGCACGATCGGACGGGAATCCCCGGTCGCGAATCTGCTGGCCACCTACGGGCCGCAGGGCATCATGAACATCAGCGGTCCACACTCCAGCGATGAGTTCCTCGAGGCCCTCGACGCGGTCCGGAGCACGCCGATCGACTCCCCCGAGTACCAGTCCGTGCTGCATGAGGCCGTGCGCATCGGCGTCGAGCAGTCGCCGACCAACTACCTGTACAGCGCGCCGTGGATCATGGTCTCCGCCCCATCGGTCAGCACGCTGAACCTGCTCCCGTCGCAGGTCCGTTGGGAGGGGTGA